The window AAGGCATCATCATCAACCATGTCATCCATGTCTTCAGGAAGATGCCAGGCATCTGCTGAAACCACCCAGAGTGCCAGGGAAGTTATTCGCATCACAAGCTCCAAAAGCTTTTCCAGTAGACTTCTCATCTCCGATATACTAGACAGCACAACATCTGAATTCCAATCCAGCTCCTCAAAAAGAATACCGCAAAGTGAGTAACACACCATGAACAAAGCTGTTTTTGCAGGCTTCAGAGAGGTTTATCTCTCCCTCAGTTACAGAGACATTCAACCAATCAATCAAAGATTTCAAATACTCTGCCACAGGATGGTTTGATTTACACATCTCCTTGCCCACATTTGGTAATTTATTTACGGAATCTAAGCAAACAACAGCATCTGAAGCTCTGACTATCCAACCTAAATCCAAAACGTACTTTCTGAATACAAGCCTTAAAGCTAATGCTCCAGCATCACTTTCTCTGACACGTGAGCTGCAAACTAACACTTTTGCccatttgattatttttccAACCATATATTCACCAGAAATGCCAGGAAGTGGAGTAGGAAAGTGCAGCAATATACGGAAAGAATTTTCTCTGAGTCTATCCCAACTATCAATGATTGATACAACTAACAAAAGAACCGAGTCAGGTAAAGTAATTCCTTCATTATAGGGAAGGAGAAGAGTTTCATTACACTTTTCTTTAGAAGGAACAATTGACCAGACGTTAAGCATTACTAAAAATAGATCCATTGCCATAATTTTTCTCCGGTAAGGTGCAGAAGGATAGCATGAGAAAAACAGAAAGCAACTTAACCACttcataaattgaaaaagatcATCCGCTCTACCAGCTACAATTTGCTCATTTCCATTTGGCATATAGCTTTCCCTATTGCAACAAGAAGCAAGTGGTATCCAGTTACCCAGCTTGAATTGTCTCTCTAAAGCTGTTCGTACTCGAGAAAAGAACTTCCTAAACAAGCTACTCCACTTCATCTGGAAAGCTGTAGAAGTACACCTCATGTTCAATGGTATTGCTTTCTTCAACAAAGTAAGTTCTAAATGTGATGGCAGACTAGACGTTTTAGggtttaagaaaagaaattctGCAGCATCCACACGAAGTGTCTCATCAACATGTGTTAACGCCAATAAAAGCCACTCAACGAGGATTTCGACCTTTACTCCCTTGACAAAGACAAGAGCATAACGACTAAAATATTCTATTTCATGGATAGATTGCTGCTCTAAGCTGGGTTTCTCTAGCCAATCAATATCTCCTTCAATTAAAGCAAGTGAACGGGATACTTTGagcaatgaaataaaaatggcAACTCTCTGTTCAACTCTCAGTTCCATACTACCTTGATTATTACCTGGATAGAGAATTCCATTGTCACGTGAACTAGGCCAAACTGAGATAAAAGCAAGCATAGGGAATATACTATCTAGGTCAACTTCAAACAATACCGGAAGAGCATAAGTGTTCAAATTTGATCTAAGCTTTGATATCCCAGAACCAAGTCCATGAAGAACGGGTGGCAAGCAATGGCCTCTGTAGATTGCATACCCACCTTCAATACCATCACTGCTCCAGCACTCATCACGCAGATGCTCAAGGAAACACTTCAAAAAGGAAGTGACAGCACAGCACACATCATCATCAATGTATGCTTGCACAGTTTCTGAAAGCAGGGAAGGGCTCATATCTAACAATGTCTTTGCACCCAACCTTTTGGTCAAAGAAGCTAAAGGAACATATCTTCCTTTACAGCGAGAACCCAAACGAAGAAGATCAAAAGCAATTTTCCGCAAGaacaactttattttctcGCTACCCTCTGACCAGCAAAGCGACGATTGAATCTCCAAAAATAGATCAAAGATGAGATGCACCTGTTTGACAGTTTGACTTAAAGGATCGTCCAAGTTAGTCCACATAATGCTTAGTATTCGACTTCCCATCTCCTCAGGGAGCGGATCATAACTACAAGATGTATCAGTAAGATTACTAACTAAagaagtttttatttgttgcaAGCAAATCTGCAGTACAGTCAATGAATGGAAGTTAAAATGGCTATCGGTAGGATTTTCACAATAGTTACACAGCTCTGGCAAAATACCATCATAAAGTATCGTTTTGACAGAGTTACCGCTATTTAGACAACCTGGATGGCCATTCGAATCTCCTTCCACCATGGAAAATGGTATATTGAGCACAGGTCTTGGAATTGCTGTCAGAATCCCCCTAATCAAACAGAGTCTACTCAACACTGAAAAAGTTCGAATTTCAGCACAGACATTCGCTTGATGAGGAACCTTCCCTACAGTATTCCTAAATTCACTATCATACTTCAAAAATGGAATGTGGTTAGTTTGTTCAAGAATTCCGTAAAAAATGAGCACCCCAAGTTCTTCGGAGTTGAGGCAAACTTGCAGAGAAGCACAGAAACTCACCCCAGCTGCCACATAACAATCCCTTGAAAAAGCCAAAGATTTTAGAATGCTTAAAATGGAACTCACAATCATCCCCAGAACACCAAAATCCTCCTGGAACTTTGAAGGAAATCGCTGGAGCAAGTAATACAAGCAAGACAAAGCCTCTTGACACTGTTCCATAATAATTGGCGAAGGCCTGGCAGACTCATTGGTTTCCTTAACCACATAGTCCAAGCTAGAGACAATATCCCGAGCAACCAAAAGGGCGCAATCTTTAATGACATCCACTAAGTATCCCAATTTGGGCATACCCATTACCGATAAAGCCACTCTCGACACACAGAACCGCTTCTCTCCACCTTGTAGCACACCACTATGCTCCTCACAGAGATCCCTGAAACATTCTCCCAAAGGGTCGTGAAATTTACGGCTTTTGGCCAAAGTGGAAACAAGGGTTCGATGCAAAGGCTGAGAATTCTCAAAGAACAAAACCTCCAAGTAAAACCGCGCGGCTTTGGATACGGAATCCTCGTCTCCATTGGCCAATAACTCGGAGAAAGCGGAAGCGACTTTCTTGGCGTGGTTTACTTGAGCGTAAACGGAGTTCAAGGATACAAGTTGGAGTAATTCAGTGAAGAACTTGGAAGAGGATTGGAAAGAATTGAGAGAATCGACATAGGAGTTAGGGAAAACAATTGCACTGTAAGTATATCGGTGGCGATGCTGAAGAGCTCGCCATTTAGCAGACATTGATGCGATGATTCGGAGTTGGGAaaccttttctctctctcctccgCTGAAAACTCTTCGttattagagagagagagagagagacggAGGGCgggagaagaagagagaaaatggcGGCCGGAATAGCTTCTTATATTAGGGCTGCCATTAGctttattttcaatacaatcaaagttttgtttttttagaacaagCAAGAGATTAGGGATTATTTGaacaatctaaaaaaaattaggccgaaatgttatttgatttgattttaaggtagaattatttgagaaagtgagCAAAAACTAGAAAATAGTTGAAAAGTGAACTAGAATTTGAACAAGAGCGAAAatgtaaactaaaattaaaatatgaatgagaaaagaagaaaagaaaaacaaatgaaaaatacttgATTGCTGcaagaaaaaagttagaaagcTTTGTTTAAAACAAATGTTAAGGTAATCTGTATAGGAGTCTTTGAATTTAAACCTATTGATGActactttttgtttaaatcATAACTTCAATATCTAAGCTTGCCTAAGAATTGTACCATACCATTTGATTTTGTCTttgaataaaatcaattttgagaTAAGAATACTTGACTTAGCCTACTGGctcatatacaaaattataaatgaaacataaaaataaatttataaattgcCTGATAGCTCTCATTTTGAACGTTGCTGACTTGTAGAGTTACTTACAAATTTCGAGGGATATTCAactagacaacattttgatCAAGATATTACTGACctaaaaagataatttgtCCAGATCTGTATTCCCATTTAAATCATACAATATACTAGATTAACTTAGACCTCAGAAACCACATTCATCATTACTTACAAATTAGGAAATGCAAGCCAAGATCCAccaatcttttaaaatattgatattggGGTACTGGAAATGATGAGCTCTAGAATTTTCTAAGATTTCATCTCCATCCATTTGTTGACTTAGGGCTTAAGAGAGTCTTCAGTTACTTATTGTTAACATGAGTGTGTCCATTGTAACAAAACCTAACACAAGGTAGCAATGGGAATGTATATTAAAActtgataaaaattgaaattctagTGGAAGACTTGGCTTTTACTAGGTGTGTTTTtacaataagaaaagaaaattacccTTGAACATGAAAGCACTCTCAAACGCTCCCAATGATAGAGGTTGCACCAAAAGTTCAAACCAAGTGGCAATCTAATCATTCATAAAAATCCAAGAGAATACAATGTACAAGTCTGCTTCCAGACCTTTGTGGGAATTTCACCTAAACCTTCAGAAACTACCTTTCACTTTTGGATTCCATATCCTAGTGAAACCAGTAGAGCATAATCAGCAAAAAGAAGCCATAAGATCAAGAGTGTAAAGGGAAACGAGAGCTGGGCAATAGAGAGATGACAGCTCATCTAACCAACCCAAGCCTGCAGCAATTCAATGGTAATATTTCAACTCATGAAAGTTATAACAATGAGCCCGTAGTATAAAGTTTTGGACACATTAAGGGCAATCGTAAATTCTTCAAAGTTCAGGCAAGATAACGGTACAGTTTTCTATCTTCTTTGTCCCTCTCCAAAAACTCCCTCTCAATAAGAGATTCAATTCGTTTTTTAATCACAACGGGGTTGGGAAGGAACCTTGATTGCAGCTGCTTTGTGACTTCAGTGACAATGTTATTATGATCCAATACACGCCTTGCCTTCATTATTCTGACTATTGCTGCCTCGATCTGTGGTTTCCGGTCTTCCTCTACCCTCTGTCGTGTTTCCTGGTTTTCTGGCTCGGTTTCCCTCTGTGCAACCACAGTACCGATTTTCACCTTGTATAACTTGCTTGTGAACTTGTCgttgaagaaaaatgcatCATCTTCAGCAATGTCCTTACTCATTGGCTCCTTCCGGAGCACATTCCGTCCTTTCACACAGGCTAATGACTGTAGACATCTTTTCAAGTCTACGGCTGGAATCTCTGTAGCTTGCTCAATGTCTCTATAACTCAAACGATCAGCATTGTTGAACAGCATCAGCACGCACATTTGGTATGTTGAAACATTCAACTCATGCTTCTGGCCCTTGCCAAAAGTTGCTTTCAGATCGGCTGACCCCATATTCGTTTGCCAAGATAATCTTCGACCAGTATGCGTACCAAGGTAGtagcttttaaatttttcacaTATCCCAAGAATCTCTGGAGGAAGGTTGCAAGTTGTGCTGGCTTGAGTTGGCCATGAACCTGTAGTTAGGACCTGCACAACTAGTGTTGGACCTTCACCTAACTCGGCACCAAATCTTGCATAGAAACCCTGCATCGTATCCTGAGATGTTTTCATATCAGTGAACATACCCTCCAACTTAGAGGTAAATTGGTACCCACACTCTGTTTTGAGCTTAACAATCAAACTTCTTTCAGCGTCATCAGATACTGTTTTTCCGGACAGAAGCCTCTTGGCCAAATGTTGCTTGTAATATTTCTCAAATACATCTTTCTCTTGAAGGTAACGGAAAAGCATCATAACCTTATCTAGCACAATTTCTATATCCTCCTCACTAACCCCTCTCAATCCTCTGCGAAGCTTGTCATCTACAAACAAAGAGATAAATTCTGGAGATCGAGCATTCAGgttgataaaatattcaaacgAGGAATTCAAGGCATTTTGGAACGTCTTGTCATTGTTGAATGCCAAGCTGATAACCTTGTCATATTTATCCTTCAAATCAAGAAGTCGCTGCACATAGTCCACTGGATCCTTTATCCTATCAGGATCTGTCACCAGCTGCTTACCGGTATCACGGATGTAAGATGTCATGACATCTCTTACAATAGAGAGTCCATTAGGTACACGTCGAAACAAGTTATACATTCTGCCCAAATCTTCATATTTATCATCAACAAACATATTTACCAAGCCTGAGTTTTCCATATGGACTAATCTTTGCATGTGACTTTCTATCATCTCTTTTTCCACCACGCTGGTTATCTTCGGTTCACTTCTAGCATCTAAGTAATGAGACACCCTTTCTATTTCTTCATTCAAGCGTCTCTCAGCCTTTTTAAGATAATCCCCACAGTCGCAAGACTCAATAAATTGCTGAGACTCGAGACGATAAAAATCTGCAGAGACATCAAGAAAATGcttttcaaaatcttcttGGTAAACAGAAGAACCTAAATCCATAAGCATCTTTATAATGTTCCTCATTAAACCCCTGTTTATAACTTCACCACTCCTTTCCATATGCACAAGTTCAAGAAGGGTATCTCGGAGCCTGGTCTGGGTTTTGCTAGAGTGGATAACAACGTCCCTCCATAGATTCAAACCAAGCTCATGAACTGGCGTTTTGTGAGTGCTTGGGATGAAAGTTCTATCCATGTACATCAATATGTCTCGGATCATTTGCAAAGCCTTGTTGTGATCTGCCCATTTTCTGTTCAATTCTACCAAAAAAAGTTCTCCTTGAGCTGCTTCAATTCCTTTAGATATTTCTTTCAGATGAAATGACATTGTATTCACAAGCCCAGAGTAAAGTTTTTCCCCAAATTTGTGCAGCACCATATTATAAGCGTTCCTAAATGCACAAGATGCTTGATCATCAGGAgagacaaaatatttttacacgAATGCCAGAAacaccaaaaaagaaaaaagaggctcaaaagtaataaaataaacaggTTTGAAGGTTCCTACTATGCTATAGCAGTAAAATACttttcaagttaaaaaataaaaaataaagatgataATTTATGAGAGggtagttttaaaaaagtcaCAAACTAGCTGATAGTGTAGCTTCCATCACAAATTGTTGAAGCCATTTTACTGCACCGACAAAATGTAAAGAACTTGATTTGAGCAAGAAGCTTTGAAGCTAATTGCACTACGTTGAATAATGATCCAAAACttggaacttttttcttttaattcataCAGTGGTGAATTAAATAATCCAAtgtacattaaaaaaatccaaagagAGACAGAGATCATGAAAAGTAATTACAAGCAGATCTACATGGTGGCGATTGAACATCTTCATTTGACATTTCAGCCATAAAGATGCACAAAGCACATgttcaaaaactaatttagtttaattttagttatgcACAAAGAAGAGTGCATCCTCCTACCTTCCACTCAGAGCATTACATGGCTAGGATAACCTTGACTAAGAAGCACGGACACTTCAGTTTGGATAGCGTGTCTGTGTCCGATACTTGGACACTCTGACACTTGGTGGACACCTATTGGACATTGCTAGTGTAACAAATATATTAGACATGCATAGAACACGCGTTGAATAGACTAAAAAGACACATAtatgataatgataataacTTTTGAGCATGGAATACATCAAGCTAAgttttttaagcatataaacgCATCAATTCATTTACTATGAATTTCCTTTTACTATaaagtgatatatatattttaaatgaatattttaataaacgtGTCCATGCTGTGTTGTATcctagatttttaaaatatggagTGTTGCCGTGTTCGTGTTGTGACATATTCGTGTCTCGTATCTGTGTCCATCCTTCTTAGAACCTTGAGCAAAAAATAAAGAGTAGTAGATTTGTTAAAGTTTACATGGTTCAATTGGAATATATCTGATAACATGATTATGGGTGTGATGATAACTATCACAAACAAGTTCACAGTTGGACCAGCGGGATTATCTTACAAGCATACAGCATATAGATGTGTT of the Cucumis sativus cultivar 9930 chromosome 3, Cucumber_9930_V3, whole genome shotgun sequence genome contains:
- the LOC101204239 gene encoding cullin-3A isoform X2 — translated: MFGAMIDDSFISIIFCPAMVYYRNAYNMVLHKFGEKLYSGLVNTMSFHLKEISKGIEAAQGELFLVELNRKWADHNKALQMIRDILMYMDRTFIPSTHKTPVHELGLNLWRDVVIHSSKTQTRLRDTLLELVHMERSGEVINRGLMRNIIKMLMDLGSSVYQEDFEKHFLDVSADFYRLESQQFIESCDCGDYLKKAERRLNEEIERVSHYLDARSEPKITSVVEKEMIESHMQRLVHMENSGLVNMFVDDKYEDLGRMYNLFRRVPNGLSIVRDVMTSYIRDTGKQLVTDPDRIKDPVDYVQRLLDLKDKYDKVISLAFNNDKTFQNALNSSFEYFINLNARSPEFISLFVDDKLRRGLRGVSEEDIEIVLDKVMMLFRYLQEKDVFEKYYKQHLAKRLLSGKTVSDDAERSLIVKLKTECGYQFTSKLEGMFTDMKTSQDTMQGFYARFGAELGEGPTLVVQVLTTGSWPTQASTTCNLPPEILGICEKFKSYYLGTHTGRRLSWQTNMGSADLKATFGKGQKHELNVSTYQMCVLMLFNNADRLSYRDIEQATEIPAVDLKRCLQSLACVKGRNVLRKEPMSKDIAEDDAFFFNDKFTSKLYKVKIGTVVAQRETEPENQETRQRVEEDRKPQIEAAIVRIMKARRVLDHNNIVTEVTKQLQSRFLPNPVVIKKRIESLIEREFLERDKEDRKLYRYLA
- the LOC101204239 gene encoding cullin-3A isoform X1, which produces MSAQKKRNFQIEAFKHRVVVDPKYAEKTWKILEHAIHEIYNHNASGLSFEELYRNAYNMVLHKFGEKLYSGLVNTMSFHLKEISKGIEAAQGELFLVELNRKWADHNKALQMIRDILMYMDRTFIPSTHKTPVHELGLNLWRDVVIHSSKTQTRLRDTLLELVHMERSGEVINRGLMRNIIKMLMDLGSSVYQEDFEKHFLDVSADFYRLESQQFIESCDCGDYLKKAERRLNEEIERVSHYLDARSEPKITSVVEKEMIESHMQRLVHMENSGLVNMFVDDKYEDLGRMYNLFRRVPNGLSIVRDVMTSYIRDTGKQLVTDPDRIKDPVDYVQRLLDLKDKYDKVISLAFNNDKTFQNALNSSFEYFINLNARSPEFISLFVDDKLRRGLRGVSEEDIEIVLDKVMMLFRYLQEKDVFEKYYKQHLAKRLLSGKTVSDDAERSLIVKLKTECGYQFTSKLEGMFTDMKTSQDTMQGFYARFGAELGEGPTLVVQVLTTGSWPTQASTTCNLPPEILGICEKFKSYYLGTHTGRRLSWQTNMGSADLKATFGKGQKHELNVSTYQMCVLMLFNNADRLSYRDIEQATEIPAVDLKRCLQSLACVKGRNVLRKEPMSKDIAEDDAFFFNDKFTSKLYKVKIGTVVAQRETEPENQETRQRVEEDRKPQIEAAIVRIMKARRVLDHNNIVTEVTKQLQSRFLPNPVVIKKRIESLIEREFLERDKEDRKLYRYLA
- the LOC101204239 gene encoding cullin-3A isoform X3, yielding MVLHKFGEKLYSGLVNTMSFHLKEISKGIEAAQGELFLVELNRKWADHNKALQMIRDILMYMDRTFIPSTHKTPVHELGLNLWRDVVIHSSKTQTRLRDTLLELVHMERSGEVINRGLMRNIIKMLMDLGSSVYQEDFEKHFLDVSADFYRLESQQFIESCDCGDYLKKAERRLNEEIERVSHYLDARSEPKITSVVEKEMIESHMQRLVHMENSGLVNMFVDDKYEDLGRMYNLFRRVPNGLSIVRDVMTSYIRDTGKQLVTDPDRIKDPVDYVQRLLDLKDKYDKVISLAFNNDKTFQNALNSSFEYFINLNARSPEFISLFVDDKLRRGLRGVSEEDIEIVLDKVMMLFRYLQEKDVFEKYYKQHLAKRLLSGKTVSDDAERSLIVKLKTECGYQFTSKLEGMFTDMKTSQDTMQGFYARFGAELGEGPTLVVQVLTTGSWPTQASTTCNLPPEILGICEKFKSYYLGTHTGRRLSWQTNMGSADLKATFGKGQKHELNVSTYQMCVLMLFNNADRLSYRDIEQATEIPAVDLKRCLQSLACVKGRNVLRKEPMSKDIAEDDAFFFNDKFTSKLYKVKIGTVVAQRETEPENQETRQRVEEDRKPQIEAAIVRIMKARRVLDHNNIVTEVTKQLQSRFLPNPVVIKKRIESLIEREFLERDKEDRKLYRYLA